From one Anopheles bellator chromosome 1, idAnoBellAS_SP24_06.2, whole genome shotgun sequence genomic stretch:
- the LOC131216572 gene encoding NACHT and WD repeat domain-containing protein 2 → MDDRTIDTIFAGSMENLPPVSSKIVRIFTSSTFTDTTMERNNLMAKCYPRIKDYCREKHGLEFQVVDMRWGVRDEATDDHMTTELCMREIQNCQRLSMGPNFVVFLGQKYGYRPIPTYILSSELQLIRDDLASMGVDVTLLDMWYKKDSNAVPPISILQPISSILINFNNKRVPKLQAEDQAVWWDTLTKMQKLFRKGAASLFAQGKLDKDQTHNYFMSVTEREVINGVLNVKNTKNHCLAYIRYINNINLQNLKKASLYVDILNRSLDTEACKLLADLRDVRVPNRIEVSNIQKYTIEWIGREGLDVDTHEEYLNHFITHFYKNIVKLVDRAMRKEDSSAQGQIVTEILQHLHACNNSVKVFYGREEQLLRIESHMLGASDKPIVLYGEGGCGKTSLLAKSAALTTNDWFAKVRPICIIRFLGTTPDSSALTPTLISICQQISYNFMLPFDQIPDDLVPLTAHFKQLLTYANPQQPLILFLDSVDQLTGAQDANKVSWLPTRLPPYCKIIVSCAAEESNPVVSQEYHILRRMIDVEENFIEVTALGEELAMNVIKMWMRTACRDLSNFQWRLVANAIGKCSLPIFVKLVFAEICRWRSYTRPQDTHLASTVMDSIMMLFERIEKQHGRILVFHALAYITAAKSGLSESELEDLISLDDRVLDDVYQYHLPPVRRIPPLLWTRIRNDLPNYLSEREADGVNVMNWYHRQFRDTAKERYFKNMNMAIYFHSMIADYYLGIWGGKPKPFKYTEIQRHRFGLTDKEGIADRKVPVQPLVFTNKEGKVTRYNLRKFGELPFHLVRSRRFTDLYENVLFNYDWLHAKLSSCPLQAVLADFEDASINIDDKEARRELMLVADALRLGGAILGIYPNMLAAQLIGRLLPEIGGNPNIKMLLEACDKSGPKDSALIPLNHCLHTPGGPLKYSLEGHQFAVFGFCLTSDYRYMVSISTRFITWDLSTSDLTRDVNPGMEGIMQQLVLSPDNKWAAAYTNNSQSVLLNMLSSEFSIIENPFEATEPVTGLYLLNKNLYLHTHQKYAEYDMRGNLLRQEELQDVGEGWELLYMELTSFENFYAILWSGAINDTRLMLWTQRETVATIPPVTLHSAITMKKDRSTMYCCSQQGLYQVSEFMFESVEDEATGGINACWSHVRDLPRYENDEKEMLLQLKLDQNDRFLLASTANGFVVWDFNGGEGEEPISQEAIYLALPHGVRNISTKMTQSNSVMISSKVDYAVAGVRKNLYVWSVTSRALLKVLDAHFGRIIQLEALTIGAWNSVITSSIDRSVKIWNINNIFEQVHVIDRHELQIDSISLSENGELAVTVTRGCVGVWEIRTGRLLSKLADSPLGAIVTHAEITPNGRYIVSSETGKILVWNRVTEQVLARDTQPGIQQINFLEGGEKYLTVSCPQASSGGGSGGGSGTGAAGASGSADDPGIQAHAIVRSLPDGAIVFSYDYPVRLVPGLPFRCAVLSADGLHILCSSTDKNGKDAIAVFAASNGQFMHKISLRTCNIKEIASLLPLPHKPTQVAVLTNEKGSIMDIKTKKHVRSIPKWSGTCTTDGKFGLYAPSRGGLELLELKKGSTVKTFIPKVAEGVFTVICMFTSTDEYVLYYHSGRKTLRVFRTNDAEMIANYRMQAELTAIRSTSDGRSLVLGTVDGCISVLAIADPKKEEMQQFLKNLPSRDANWKKKLAKQKASARFKAAMRLASISTRFGTPIDDEEDDDEDEAASAEQSKDKPVVAETPEPLAEEGAEDGEQE, encoded by the exons ATGGATGACCGTACGATTGACACCATTTTTGCCGGTTCGATGGAGAACCTGCCGCCGGTTAGCTCGAAAATTGTGCGCATCTTCACCAGCTCCACGTTCACAG ATACAACCATGGAACGGAACAATCTGATGGCCAAGTGTTATCCCAGGATCAAGGATTACTGTCGCGAAAAGCACGGCCTAGAGTTCCAG GTAGTGGACATGCGATGGGGTGTCCGCGATGAAGCCACGGACGATCACATGACCACCGAGCTGTGTATGCGCGAGATCCAGAACTGTCAACGGCTGTCGATGGGACCGAACTTTGTCGTGTTCCTGGGCCAAAAGTACGGCTACCGGCCCATCCCGACGTACATTCTGTCATCGGAGCTCCAGCTGATCCGCGATGATCTGGCATCGATGGGCGTGGACGTGACGCTGCTGGACATGTGGTACAAGAAGGATAGCAACGCCGTGCCACCGATTTCGATCCTCCAACCGATCTCCTCCATTCTGATCAACTTCAATAACAAG CGTGTTCCCAAACTGCAAGCCGAAGATCAAGCCGTCTGGTGGGATACGCTGACCAAAATGCAGAAGCTGTTCCGCAAGGGAGCGGCCTCACTGTTTGCCCAGGGCAAGCTGGACAAAGATCAAACGCACAACTACTTCATGTCCG TCACCGAACGGGAAGTCATCAACGGAGTGCTGAATgtgaaaaacacgaaaaaccaCTGCTTGGCGTACATCCGgtacatcaacaacatcaatcTGCAGAACCTGAAGAAAGCATCGCTTTACGTGGACATACTGAACCGCAGTCTCGATACGGAGGCCTGCAAGTTGTTGGCTGATCTGCGCGACGTCCGCGTCCCGAACCGGATCGAAGTGTCCAACATCCAGAAGTACACCATCGAGTGGATTGGGCGCGAGGGTTTGGACGTGGACACGCACGAGGAGTATCTGAACCACTTCATCACGCACTTCTACAAGAACATCGTCAAGCTGGTGGACCGCGCGATGCGCAAGGAAGACTCCAGTGCCCAGGGCCAGATAGTGACGGAGATCCTGCAGCATCTGCATGCCTGCAACAACTCGGTGAAGGTTTTTTATGGTCGCGAAGAGCAGCTGCTGCGCATCGAGAGTCACATGCTGGGGGCCAGCGATAAGCCGATCGTCCTGTACGGCGAGGGAGGCTGTGGCAAGACCTCGCTGCTGGCGAAGAGTGCTGCCCTCACGACGAACGATTGGTTCGCGAAGGTGCGCCCGATCTGCATCATCCGCTTCCTCGGCACGACGCCCGACTCGAGCGCCCTGACGCCGACGCTCATCTCCATCTGCCAGCAGATATCGTACAACTTCATGCTGCCCTTCGATCAGATCCCGGACGATCTCGTGCCGCTGACGGCACACTTCAAGCAGCTGCTAACATACGCCAACCCGCAGCAACCGCTGATACTGTTCCTCGACTCGGTCGACCAGCTGACCGGGGCGCAGGACGCGAACAAAGTGTCCTGGCTGCCGACCCGGTTGCCACCGTACTGCAAG ATTATAGTGTCATGTGCGGCCGAGGAGTCGAACCCGGTCGTGTCACAGGAGTACCACATCCTGCGGCGGATGATCGACGTGGAGGAGAACTTCATCGAGGTGACGGCACTGGGCGAAGAACTGGCGATGAACGTCATCAAAATGTGGATGCGTACGGCCTGCCGCGAtctttcaaattttcaatGGCGTCTGGTGGCGAACGCAATCGGCAAGTGTTCGCTACCGATCTTCGTGAAGTTAGTCTTTGCGGAAATTTGTCGCTGGCGTAGCTACACCCGGCCCCAGGACACTCACCTGGCATCGACCGTTATGGATAGTATAATGATGCTGTTCGAGCGCATCGAAAAGCAGCACGGTCGGATACTGGTGTTTCACGCTTTGGCTTACATCACTGCCGCCAAATCGGGGCTATCCGAGAGCGAGCTCGAGGATCTGATCTCGTTGGACGATCGCGTGCTGGACGACGTCTACCAGTACCACCTGCCGCCGGTGCGGCGCATACCGCCCCTACTGTGGACGCGCATCCGGAACGACTTGCCGAACTACCTGAGCGAGCGGGAGGCGGACGGGGTGAACGTTATGAACTGGTACCACCGGCAGTTCCGGGACACCGCCAAGGAGCGCTACTTCAAGAACATGAACATGGCCATCTACTTCCACTCGATGATCGCCGACTACTACCTCGGCATCTGGGGCGGCAAGCCGAAACCCTTCAAGTACACCGAGATCCAGCGGCACCGGTTCGGGCTGACGGACAAGGAGGGCATCGCCGACCGGAAGGTGCCGGTCCAGCCGCTCGTCTTCACCAACAAGGAGGGTAAGGTGACTCGCTACAATCTGCGCAAGTTTGGCGAGCTCCCGTTCCACCTGGTCCGCTCGCGACGCTTCACCGACCTGTACGAGAACGTCCTGTTCAACTACGACTGGCTGCACGCCAAGCTGTCCAGCTGTCCGCTGCAGGCCGTGCTGGCCGACTTTGAGGATGCATCGATCAACATCGACGACAAGGAGGCACGGCGCGAGCTGATGCTGGTGGCGGACGCGCTTCGGCTCGGTGGAGCCATCCTGGGCATCTACCCGAATATGCTGGCGGCCCAGCTGATCGGACGTCTGCTGCCCGAAATCGGAGGCAATCCGAACATCAAGATGTTACTCGAGGCGTGCGATAAGTCAGGACCGAAGGACTCGGCCCTGATCCCCCTCAACCACTGTCTCCACACACCCGGTGGTCCGCTGAAG TACTCCCTGGAGGGCCATCAGTTTGCCGTGTTCGGTTTTTGCCTGACCAGCGATTACCGGTACATGGTGTCGATTTCAACACGCTTCATTACGTGGGACCTTTCGACCTCCGATCTGACACGGGACGTGAATCCGGGCATGGAAGGCATCATGCAACAGCTGGTTCTTAGCCCGGACAACAAGTG GGCCGCCGCGTACACCAATAACAGTCAGAGCGTGTTGCTCAACATGCTATCGAGCGAGTTTAGCATCATCGAGAATCCGTTCGAGGCGACCGAACCCGTCACGGGACTCTACCTGCTCAACAAGAACTTGTATCTGCACACTCACCAAAAGTACGCCGAGTACGACATGCGCGGTAATCTATTGCGCCAGGAGGAACTACAAGACGTCGGCGAAGGATGGGAACTGTTGT ACATGGAGCTCACGTCGTTCGAAAACTTCTACGCCATCCTTTGGTCCGGAGCGATTAACGATACGCGGTTGATGCTGTGGACGCAGCGCGAAACGGTCGCCACCATTCCGCCGGTCACGCTGCACAGTGCGATCACGATGAAAAAGGATCGCAGCACGATGTACTGCTGCTCACAGCAGGGCTTGTATCAG GTGAGCGAGTTCATGTTCGAGTCCGTCGAAGATGAGGCAACGGGCGGGATAAACGCGTGCTGGAGTCACGTCCGCGATCTGCCGCGGTACGAAAACGATGAGAAGGAGATGCTGCTACAGCTGAAGCTAGACCAGAACGATCGGTTTCTGCTGGCCAGCACCGCCAACGGGTTCGTCGTGTGGGACTTTAACGGCGGCGAGGGTGAAGAACCGATCTCGCAGGAAGCGATCTATCTGGCTCTACCGCACGGCGTGCGGAATATCTCCACCAAGATGACCCAGTCGAACTCGGTTATGATCAGCTCGAAAGTCGACTACGCGGTAGCCGGCGTACGGAAGAACCTGTACGTCTGGAGCGTCACGAGCCGGGCCCTGCTGAAGGTGCTGGACGCACACTTTGGGCGCATCATTCAGCTGGAGGCACTAACGATCGGGGCGTGGAACAGCGTGATCacttcgtcgatcgatcgctcggtAAAGATCTggaacatcaacaacatctTCGAACAGGTGCACGTGATCGACCGTCACGAGCTGCAGATCGACAGTATCAGCCTATCGGAAAACGGGGAGCTCGCGGTGACGGTCACGCGGGGTTGCGTTGGCGTGTGGGAGATCCGCACCGGTCGGCTGCTCTCCAAGCTGGCCGATAGTCCACTCGGGGCCATCGTGACGCACGCCGAAATCACGCCCAACGGGCGCTACATCGTTTCGTCGGAGACGGGCAAGATCCTGGTGTGGAACCGGGTCACGGAGCAGGTGCTGGCCCGGGACACCCAGCCCGGCATCCAGCAGATTAACTTCCTCGAGGGCGGCGAAAAGTATCTGACCGTGTCCTGCCCGCAGGCCTCGAGTGGTGGTGGCTCGGGTGGAggctccggaaccggggcaGCGGGTGCGTCGGGATCGGCGGACGATCCAGGCATACAGGCGCACGCGATCGTGCGCAGTCTGCCCGACGGAGCGATCGTGTTCTCGTACGATTATCCGGTCCGGCTGGTGCCGGGATTACCGTTCCGTTGTGCGGTCCTGTCGGCCGACGGGTTGCACATTCTGTGCTCGTCCACCGACAAGAATGGTAAGGACGCGATCGCGGTGTTTGCGGCCTCGAACGGCCAGTTCATGCACAAGATCTCGCTGCGGACGTGCAACATCAAGGAGATTGCGTCACTGTTGCCGCTACCGCACAAACCGACCCAGGTGGCCGTGCTCACCAACGAGAAGGGCAGCATCATGGACATCAAGACGAAGAAGCATGTCCGGTCGATCCCGAAGTGGAGCGGCACCTGCACCACGGATGGCAAGTTCGGACTGTACGCACCATCCCGCGGGGGTCTCGAGTTGCTCGAGCTGAAGAAGGGTTCAACGGTGAAAACTTTCATCCCGAAGGTGGCCGAGGGTGTGTTTACGGTGATCTGCATGTTTACCTCGACGGACGAGTACGTGCTGTACTACCACAGTGGCCGCAAGACGCTGCGGGTTTTCCGTACGAACGATGCCGAAATGATCGCCAACTATCGGATGCAGGCGGAACTGACGGCCATCCGGAGCACCTCGGACGGGCGCAGCCTCGTGCTGGGCACGGTCGACGGCTGTATCTCCGTGCTGGCGATCGCGGATCCGAAGAAGGAAGAGATGCAACAGTTCCTCAAGAATCTCCCATCG
- the LOC131216771 gene encoding atrophin-1-like, which produces MPQTDTVPINPLSTTIRRRSVVSTRQRASECCGCVVIKLSAKPTVFFSSRRFSKVFPLFRFWYTFVLHPPFDRFSYRGRPDVLESQLVSAFRAAAALPDTETLDLRQPSLSPLDDAHHQQQQQHYHHHHHHQQQQAQHHHPHPLSLSDYSRKRSHRHLAELPNFFASPSHAPAGAGELGPGGPPEPQHGARKKPKFSNAAAAAAAAVAANYYDNAYLSFEKSLRGAFGGSGDPMGVSALLDGHPATGALDPYGHHLLSPINYTLTAEAINRRIRSTLGLDDPTELGPRERGTPTKATPDTGVGECCTTAPSPDWMRRGTSVAGPTGLVLGDPGAYGHSPVGPGTPPVTTYEEHKFAAHFSPVPPTTTMHDDNNNVDKKPTFQE; this is translated from the exons ATGCCTCAAACCGACACGGTCCCCATTAATCCGTTGTCCACCA CAATCCGTCGTCGATCCGTCGTGTCCACTCGTCAGCGTGCATCGGAGTGTTGCGGATGCGTTGTGATAAAATTGTCCGCCAAACCGACAGTATTTTTTTCCTCCCGCAGATTTTCCAaagtttttcctttatttcgattttggtacacttttgttttgcatcCACCGTTTGACCGCTTTTCTTATCGTGGCAGACCGGATGTGCTGGAGAGCCAGCTCGTATCCGCTTTCCGGGCGGCCGCAGCGCTTCCCGACACCGAAACGCTGGACCTTCGCCAGCCATCGCTCTCCCCGTTGGATGACgctcatcatcagcagcagcagcagcactatcatcaccatcatcatcatcagcagcagcaagctcAGCACCATCATCCACATCCGTTGTCTCTATCGGATTACTCCCGGAAGCGTTCGCACCGTCACCTCGCGGAGTTACCCAATTTCTTTGCCTCTCCCAGCCACGCACCGGCCGGTGCTGGGGAGCTAGGACCCggggggccaccggaaccacagCACGGGGCTCGCAAAAAGCCCAAATTCTCgaacgctgccgccgccgcagctgcAGCCGTTGCGGCCAACTACTACGACAATGCATATCTTTCGTTCGAGAAGAGCCTCCGAGGTGCTTTCGGGGGCTCGGGGGATCCGATGGGGGTGTCAGCACTGCTCGATGGACACCCGGCCACTGGGGCACTGGATCCGTACGGTCATCATCTGCTGAGCCCGATTAACTACACGCTCACGGCGGAAGCTATCAACCGGCGTATCCGCAGTACTCTAGGATTGGACGACCCGACGGAACTGGGACCCCGCGAACGGGGCACTCCTACCAAAGCCACACCGGACACGGGTGTCGGTGAGTGCTGTACGACTGCCCCAAGTCCGGATTGGATGCGACGGGGTACGAGTGTCGCTGGTCCAACCGGTCTGGTTCTTGGGGACCCCGGAGCCTATGGCCACAGTCCCGTCGGTCCCGGCACACCACCGGTAACGACATACGAGGAACACAAGTTTGCGGCCCACTTCTCTCCGGTTCCCCCGACCACAACAATGCACGatgacaacaacaacgtggACAAGAAACCAACTTTCCAGGAGTAA